The following coding sequences lie in one Treponema primitia ZAS-1 genomic window:
- a CDS encoding ATP-binding protein: MDILKTRADIAGLSVFSALKKHPLIQSLDILLESVFAEADPLDLIRGWADFAGNLALLAQQDSFNSFYSLISFLTITDDNAFTRKLESQSYASRTTGSMDLDQISPALCALAKNDLSRLGRLAGFDLPGLGAHLAELLNKAGLGESASSIIKEAQVLSSNAAEGGSGFNVPAELFPRNADWGEALSKLGEYIRTHGAGELGLYSSFSWSGASLRPVLNPDPIRLTDLSGYEDQRSIVTANTLRFLEGKIANNLLLYGDRGTGKSATVKAVCNEYTERGLRLIEVRKERLPELSAILDILSSRSLRFIVFIDDLSFESTDDSFTSLKGLLEGGIESRPDNVVVYATSNRRHLVKERLSDRPSSAEAANAASTGDVRAFDTMQEQFSLADRFGITVVYTAPNQDEYLRIACFIGQQRGILNGAGEEEQQRFRDNALRWERWFNGRSPRTAVQYVEWVAGGAGFPWES; encoded by the coding sequence ATGGATATCTTAAAAACTCGGGCGGATATTGCTGGGCTTTCGGTGTTTTCTGCCCTTAAGAAACATCCCCTGATACAATCCCTGGATATTTTGCTGGAAAGTGTTTTTGCGGAGGCCGATCCCTTAGACTTAATTCGGGGTTGGGCGGATTTTGCGGGAAACTTAGCGCTACTCGCGCAGCAGGATTCGTTTAACTCCTTCTATTCGCTGATATCTTTTTTAACCATCACCGATGACAATGCTTTTACCCGGAAGTTAGAGTCGCAAAGCTACGCTTCGCGAACCACCGGCTCGATGGACCTGGACCAGATTTCCCCGGCGCTATGTGCCCTGGCGAAGAACGACCTGTCCCGGCTTGGGCGGCTCGCCGGCTTCGACTTGCCCGGCTTAGGCGCCCACTTAGCGGAGCTGCTCAACAAGGCAGGGTTGGGGGAAAGCGCTTCCTCCATCATAAAAGAAGCACAGGTTCTGAGCAGTAATGCTGCGGAAGGGGGATCGGGCTTCAATGTTCCCGCTGAACTTTTTCCAAGGAACGCCGACTGGGGAGAAGCCCTGTCGAAACTGGGCGAATATATCCGTACCCATGGGGCGGGTGAATTGGGGCTTTACAGTTCCTTCTCCTGGTCAGGGGCTTCACTCAGGCCGGTTCTTAACCCGGACCCTATTAGGCTGACGGATCTTTCGGGCTATGAAGACCAGCGGTCCATCGTGACGGCCAATACTCTCCGCTTCCTTGAGGGGAAAATCGCCAATAACCTGCTCCTGTACGGGGATCGGGGAACGGGAAAATCCGCCACGGTTAAGGCGGTGTGCAACGAATATACTGAACGGGGACTGCGGCTCATCGAAGTACGCAAGGAACGTCTTCCGGAACTATCGGCCATATTAGACATCCTATCATCCCGATCCCTGCGTTTCATCGTCTTTATCGACGATCTGTCCTTTGAAAGCACCGATGATTCTTTTACAAGCCTCAAGGGCTTGTTGGAAGGGGGCATCGAATCCCGGCCGGATAATGTGGTGGTCTATGCCACCAGCAACCGCCGCCACCTAGTAAAAGAACGTCTTTCCGACCGGCCCAGTTCCGCTGAAGCTGCAAACGCCGCCTCCACCGGGGATGTCCGGGCCTTCGACACCATGCAGGAACAGTTCTCCCTGGCGGACCGCTTCGGCATTACCGTGGTCTACACCGCCCCAAACCAGGATGAATATCTGCGTATCGCCTGCTTCATCGGGCAGCAGCGGGGGATCCTAAACGGCGCCGGGGAAGAGGAACAGCAGCGCTTCCGGGATAATGCCCTTCGCTGGGAACGCTGGTTCAACGGACGTTCGCCGCGGACAGCCGTACAATACGTGGAATGGGTCGCCGGAGGCGCAGGGTTTCCCTGGGAAAGCTAG
- a CDS encoding glycine hydroxymethyltransferase: MDKNPVAAYLAATSPEKVNTSLLAYLCNLQEIAKLAPEIAASIVKELENQRKRVKLIASENYCSMAVQLAMGNLLTDKYAEGMPSHRFYAGNENVDAVESLAAAEARKVFGAEYANVQPHCGVDANMLAYWAILTTRVENPALAKYGETNLYKLSDAQWKQLKADMGNQRLLGLDYYSGGHLTHGYRYNVSGRMFEIHSYGVSKETGLLDYDVIEKQALEVKPLILLAGYSAYPRKISFKRMREIADKVGAVLMVDMAHFAGLVAGKVFTGEYDPVPWAHVVTSTTHKTFRGPRAGIVLATREFADALDKGCPLTMGGPLPHVIAAKAVAFREAAKPEFQDYAQRIVDNSRALAAACIKGGLEVPTGGTDNHLFLVNVRNLGLTGRQAENALHDCDIILNRNSLPNDPNGPWYTSGLRIGTAAVSTLGMSAADMAELGAIIVMVLKSTSPGPDTKDPSKPSKTKYVVDPKVKDEALSRVKKLLDRFPVYPELDLELLKKEFVNNK, from the coding sequence ATGGATAAGAATCCCGTTGCTGCATATCTGGCCGCCACCTCCCCTGAAAAGGTAAACACATCCCTGCTGGCGTATCTGTGTAATCTCCAGGAGATCGCTAAACTCGCCCCTGAGATTGCCGCTTCTATTGTGAAGGAACTGGAAAACCAGCGCAAACGGGTAAAGCTTATTGCAAGTGAGAATTATTGTTCCATGGCGGTTCAATTGGCCATGGGGAACCTCTTAACCGATAAATACGCCGAGGGTATGCCTTCCCATCGTTTTTATGCGGGGAATGAGAATGTGGACGCCGTGGAATCTCTAGCCGCCGCAGAGGCCCGGAAAGTTTTCGGCGCCGAATATGCCAATGTCCAACCTCACTGCGGGGTGGATGCCAATATGCTGGCTTATTGGGCGATTCTTACCACCAGGGTGGAAAACCCCGCTTTGGCCAAATACGGCGAAACGAATCTGTACAAACTGAGCGATGCCCAGTGGAAGCAGCTTAAGGCGGATATGGGCAACCAGCGTCTCCTGGGGCTGGACTACTATTCCGGGGGCCATCTTACCCACGGTTACCGCTACAATGTATCCGGCCGGATGTTTGAAATTCATAGCTATGGAGTTTCCAAAGAGACGGGTCTTCTGGATTACGATGTTATTGAAAAGCAAGCTCTGGAAGTGAAGCCCCTGATACTACTGGCTGGCTATTCTGCCTATCCCCGGAAGATCAGCTTTAAGCGGATGCGGGAGATTGCCGACAAGGTTGGGGCGGTATTGATGGTAGACATGGCCCACTTCGCCGGCCTCGTGGCGGGAAAGGTTTTTACCGGAGAATACGACCCGGTGCCTTGGGCCCATGTGGTAACCAGTACCACCCATAAGACCTTCCGGGGTCCCCGGGCGGGGATAGTCCTTGCCACCAGGGAATTCGCCGATGCTCTGGACAAGGGTTGTCCCCTTACCATGGGCGGCCCCCTTCCCCATGTCATCGCTGCCAAAGCCGTAGCCTTCCGGGAAGCCGCCAAGCCGGAGTTCCAGGACTATGCCCAACGGATCGTAGATAATAGCCGGGCCTTAGCCGCCGCCTGTATCAAAGGCGGCCTTGAGGTTCCCACCGGCGGTACGGACAATCACCTTTTCCTGGTCAATGTCCGTAATCTGGGCCTTACGGGCCGTCAGGCGGAAAATGCCCTCCACGACTGTGATATCATCCTGAACCGGAACAGCCTCCCCAATGACCCCAACGGCCCCTGGTATACCTCGGGTCTTCGCATCGGTACCGCTGCGGTAAGCACCTTGGGCATGAGTGCCGCTGACATGGCGGAGCTTGGGGCCATCATCGTCATGGTCCTGAAAAGCACCAGCCCCGGCCCTGACACGAAGGATCCTTCCAAGCCGAGTAAAACGAAGTATGTGGTGGATCCCAAGGTTAAGGATGAAGCGCTGAGCCGGGTAAAGAAACTTTTGGATCGCTTCCCGGTTTATCCTGAGCTGGATTTGGAATTGCTGAAAAAAGAGTTTGTCAATAATAAATAG
- a CDS encoding PilZ domain-containing protein, producing MFDNRRSARYPTLARALVPEIFEGEALLKDLSITGCCVEYTMFVDIKPNTQCKLQILPDSAAKIAPFELQVESRWVRSGGYSCEIGFTITVSPKGRDFQRYVDYLAWRSTSI from the coding sequence ATGTTTGATAATCGGCGAAGCGCCAGATATCCAACCCTTGCAAGAGCCCTTGTTCCTGAAATATTTGAAGGAGAGGCATTGCTGAAGGATCTCAGTATCACCGGGTGCTGTGTGGAATATACCATGTTTGTGGATATCAAACCTAATACCCAGTGTAAACTGCAGATTCTACCCGATTCTGCGGCGAAAATTGCCCCCTTTGAGCTCCAGGTGGAAAGTCGGTGGGTCCGTTCCGGGGGTTATTCCTGTGAAATTGGGTTTACCATAACCGTATCCCCCAAGGGACGGGATTTTCAGCGTTACGTCGATTACCTTGCCTGGCGATCCACCTCAATTTAA
- a CDS encoding SAM-dependent methyltransferase: protein MPGDPPQFKLPRLEYLPGRIYQAVSGFEDHLEQELGNWDDSWGPFYRAQTPPDPVFWFQNCWFKPFRLEFNSISEAASTLRSIQRNWAPTLFTQFRRGVLIRSKLPPLSSKRRPFPWTLPDNPMGSWTLLDANTLIGSAQCASPFPGGIIEFDEDKLGPPSRAYVKLWEALVRCGRLPQPGERCLDAGASPGGWTWALANLGATVLAVDRAPLEDRILVMPGVSFQKHDAFTLLPEEIGPLDWLFCDVICYPQRLYEWIEKWLASGLCKNFICTIKMQGDGDFETSRRFAAIPGSAVVHLYHNKHELCWMNLASNNI, encoded by the coding sequence TTGCCTGGCGATCCACCTCAATTTAAGCTGCCCCGCTTAGAGTACCTTCCCGGACGGATATATCAAGCGGTTTCAGGCTTTGAGGATCATCTGGAACAGGAGCTTGGTAACTGGGACGATTCCTGGGGCCCCTTCTACCGGGCACAAACCCCACCGGATCCGGTTTTCTGGTTTCAAAACTGCTGGTTCAAACCCTTTCGTTTGGAATTTAATTCCATTTCCGAAGCTGCTTCTACTTTACGAAGTATCCAGCGAAACTGGGCGCCCACCCTTTTTACCCAGTTCCGCCGGGGCGTCCTGATACGCTCTAAACTGCCACCCCTATCGTCAAAAAGACGTCCCTTCCCCTGGACGCTGCCGGACAATCCCATGGGAAGCTGGACCCTCCTGGACGCCAATACCCTCATCGGTTCCGCCCAATGCGCCAGCCCTTTTCCCGGGGGGATCATCGAATTTGATGAGGATAAACTGGGCCCCCCCAGCCGGGCCTATGTAAAACTTTGGGAGGCACTGGTCCGCTGCGGCCGTCTGCCCCAGCCGGGCGAGCGTTGCCTGGACGCCGGGGCAAGTCCCGGTGGCTGGACCTGGGCCCTTGCGAACCTGGGGGCAACCGTATTGGCCGTAGACCGGGCCCCCCTGGAGGACCGTATTCTGGTCATGCCCGGAGTCAGCTTCCAAAAGCACGACGCCTTTACCCTACTCCCCGAGGAGATAGGCCCCCTGGATTGGCTTTTCTGTGATGTGATCTGCTACCCTCAGCGTCTGTACGAGTGGATTGAAAAGTGGCTGGCCTCGGGGCTCTGCAAAAATTTCATTTGTACCATAAAGATGCAAGGCGATGGGGACTTTGAAACAAGCCGCCGTTTCGCCGCCATCCCGGGCAGCGCCGTGGTACATCTCTACCATAACAAACATGAATTGTGCTGGATGAACCTCGCCTCAAACAATATATGA
- a CDS encoding THUMP domain-containing class I SAM-dependent RNA methyltransferase: protein MIIVIALCGLGVEKVVSNEIRKLSGNYRVLESGFGRVRFETDIPGIYRALMALRGADRLLLEAGLFPAADFDALFEGVKTISWEAWIPAGMGIRVAKVRSNRSKLQGITTIQAMTHKAAADRLCEKYRQTRLDETGPQAELRVYVEKDQVSVLLDLSGEPLFKRGYRTEGGAAPLRETTAAALLLLANWRRKFPLYDPFCGSGTIAIEAALYAWDAAPGLGRRFTLSNLIPADAKTEAAVRQELLDKVNFERTIRIYGSDSDVRAVSMAKSNIQRAYELAQGKSPGPGIRPEIRLPWLPDFRTVPMKAARPPEGLSGEQGFIITNPPYGKRLGEVAEAEAIYGEMADIGKHFPLWKLAVITDHPGFESHFGRKADSCRELTNGALDSYFYEYAAL from the coding sequence ATGATAATCGTGATTGCCCTTTGCGGCCTTGGTGTGGAAAAGGTAGTTTCAAACGAAATACGAAAACTCAGCGGAAATTACCGGGTCCTGGAATCGGGGTTTGGCAGGGTTCGGTTTGAGACGGACATCCCCGGAATTTACCGGGCCCTCATGGCCCTGCGGGGGGCGGATCGCCTACTCTTGGAGGCGGGCCTCTTCCCCGCTGCGGATTTTGATGCCCTTTTCGAGGGGGTAAAGACTATCTCCTGGGAAGCCTGGATACCCGCCGGAATGGGCATACGGGTTGCCAAGGTCCGGTCTAACCGGTCCAAGCTGCAGGGGATCACCACCATACAGGCCATGACCCACAAGGCTGCCGCGGACCGGCTCTGCGAAAAATACCGGCAAACCCGGTTGGACGAAACCGGCCCCCAGGCGGAGCTGCGGGTATATGTGGAAAAGGATCAGGTATCGGTACTGCTGGACCTTTCCGGGGAACCCCTTTTCAAGCGGGGTTACCGTACCGAAGGCGGGGCCGCCCCCCTCAGGGAAACCACCGCTGCGGCGCTTCTGCTCCTGGCCAACTGGCGCCGGAAATTCCCCCTCTACGATCCCTTCTGCGGATCCGGTACCATTGCCATAGAGGCGGCCCTCTACGCCTGGGATGCGGCGCCTGGCTTGGGACGGCGCTTCACCCTGTCAAATCTTATACCGGCAGATGCGAAAACTGAAGCTGCGGTACGGCAGGAACTCCTGGACAAAGTGAACTTTGAACGGACCATACGCATTTACGGAAGCGATTCGGATGTCCGGGCGGTTTCCATGGCCAAATCCAATATCCAGCGGGCCTACGAACTGGCCCAGGGCAAAAGCCCCGGCCCCGGTATACGCCCAGAAATTCGGCTTCCCTGGCTTCCGGATTTCCGGACCGTACCCATGAAGGCGGCCCGGCCCCCGGAGGGTCTTTCCGGAGAACAGGGTTTTATCATCACCAACCCGCCTTATGGAAAACGGCTGGGGGAAGTGGCGGAGGCGGAGGCAATCTACGGGGAAATGGCGGATATCGGAAAACATTTCCCGCTCTGGAAGCTGGCGGTGATCACCGATCATCCCGGATTTGAATCCCACTTCGGCAGGAAAGCCGATTCCTGCCGGGAGCTAACCAACGGCGCCCTGGACTCGTATTTTTACGAGTACGCGGCGCTCTAA
- a CDS encoding TetR/AcrR family transcriptional regulator, with protein sequence MSIPVEHEKRRQEILQKALDVFIDEGFENATFQKIADRCGITRTTLYIYFKNKKEIFNYSIKLLLQTVERDLLQVRGDKTLGSIEKLSKVIILIIERLEENRPLLSVVLNYLLYLSKSDSDPDYRVRRKTIRMRHILASMLIEGIRAGEIKPVNVRIMDDLLYGLIETAIFRLTVLKRPDAGELKKAVEETLNQIRISP encoded by the coding sequence ATGTCTATACCGGTTGAACATGAAAAGAGACGTCAGGAAATCCTGCAAAAGGCCCTGGATGTCTTTATCGATGAGGGCTTTGAAAACGCAACTTTTCAGAAAATAGCGGACCGCTGCGGCATCACCAGGACAACCCTGTATATATACTTTAAAAACAAAAAAGAAATCTTCAACTATAGCATCAAGCTTTTGCTCCAGACGGTAGAACGGGATCTCCTGCAGGTCAGGGGTGACAAAACCCTGGGCAGCATAGAGAAGTTAAGCAAGGTTATCATCCTGATAATTGAACGGCTGGAAGAAAACCGTCCTCTCCTTTCGGTGGTCCTGAATTATCTGCTCTACCTGTCAAAAAGCGATTCCGACCCGGATTACCGGGTACGCCGCAAAACCATACGGATGCGCCATATCCTGGCCTCCATGCTGATAGAGGGTATCAGGGCGGGGGAAATAAAGCCCGTCAATGTCCGCATCATGGATGACCTTCTCTACGGGCTCATAGAAACAGCCATTTTCCGCTTGACGGTCCTGAAACGCCCCGATGCGGGGGAATTGAAAAAAGCGGTGGAAGAGACGCTAAACCAGATCCGCATTAGCCCATAA
- a CDS encoding PilZ domain-containing protein: MAQGNTVEALGKKVFFLYPAALVLNEVVEELIQEEYEVYVIKDHEKLKKIITKYPGSVVLVNISEQLSEREWETWIRAIMADPVTAKVDIGILAPNGDEDLKRKYVNSVKVNCGYIQVKSDSKLLIKQVLATLIAVNTKGQRKYIRAAPSSETMTTINLPINGDFIKGSIKDISTMGLSCIFDQDPELEKNSLCQNVQIKLQSVLLKVEGIVFGYRDDGVTKTYVIVFTQRTDPAVRTKIRKFVQGSMQAKLDAEFK; the protein is encoded by the coding sequence ATGGCCCAGGGAAATACCGTTGAAGCATTAGGTAAAAAAGTCTTTTTTCTCTATCCTGCAGCGCTGGTACTGAACGAGGTGGTGGAAGAGCTGATACAGGAAGAATATGAGGTTTATGTAATCAAGGATCATGAAAAACTCAAAAAAATCATAACCAAGTACCCCGGTTCGGTTGTCCTGGTTAATATCAGCGAGCAGCTATCCGAGAGGGAGTGGGAAACATGGATCCGGGCAATCATGGCAGACCCTGTTACTGCCAAGGTGGACATAGGCATCCTTGCCCCCAATGGTGATGAGGATCTAAAGCGTAAATACGTCAATTCGGTAAAAGTAAATTGCGGGTATATCCAGGTAAAATCCGATTCAAAACTCCTCATCAAACAGGTTTTGGCGACCCTCATAGCGGTGAATACCAAGGGACAGCGAAAATATATCCGGGCTGCCCCGAGTAGCGAGACCATGACTACCATTAACCTCCCGATAAACGGAGACTTCATCAAGGGAAGCATCAAGGATATCAGTACCATGGGACTTTCCTGCATATTCGACCAAGATCCGGAGCTGGAAAAAAATTCCCTTTGCCAGAATGTCCAGATAAAGCTCCAGAGCGTACTTCTAAAGGTCGAGGGAATCGTCTTTGGTTACCGGGACGATGGGGTTACAAAAACCTACGTTATTGTTTTTACCCAGCGGACCGACCCGGCGGTACGGACCAAGATACGAAAGTTCGTCCAGGGCTCCATGCAAGCCAAACTGGACGCCGAATTTAAGTAA
- a CDS encoding methyl-accepting chemotaxis protein — protein sequence MKLKMRLTIIMAVMMVAVVATITLVFLTRSREMVTEATLENMENMTGLNANYLAARYQKYYDIGLAVTHVFNGYQAVDRTDRRPIYTTILRDILESNPRFVGIFSVWKPGVLDGRDAEFANTPGTDRTGNFIPYYTRERGPVELQAYVAWEAALENISPVPTITNPEYENVSGKDVLTTELVIPIIVDATKEIVGLVGILISLDATQEFIEPIKPYGTGYAALFANNGRIIAHRTADRRGEFIQETGSVVVGEQGVTSVIQSLADGKPNTAIFDGMIFQSYPFFIGDTLTPWTMVALVPLETVMANVNSITSFTLLLAGIAIVISSILVYFISLSIIRPIIKVSDTLKDISEGEGDLTKQIETKTKDEIGDLSRYFNLTLEKIKNLVITIKKQTAALFDIGNELASNMTETASAINEITANIQSIKTRVVNQSTSVNETNATMEQITINIDKLNGHVENQSSSVAKSSSAIEEMIANIKSVTDTLGRNTENVRQLIEASDVGRTGLSGVSTDIQEIARESEGLLEINAVMENIASQTNLLSMNAAIEAAHAGEAGKGFAVVADEIRKLAESSGEQSKTISTVLKKIKESIDKITKSTDSVLSKFGAIDTGVKTVSEQTENIRNSMEEQSVGSQQILEVIGQLNNITQQVKGGSMEMLEGSKEIITEGKNLELATQEITNGMNEMAIGADEINVAVNRVNTISVENKESIDVLVQEVSRFKVE from the coding sequence ATGAAATTAAAAATGCGGCTTACCATAATAATGGCGGTGATGATGGTGGCGGTGGTTGCGACCATCACGCTCGTGTTTCTTACCCGGTCCCGGGAAATGGTAACCGAGGCTACCCTGGAAAATATGGAAAACATGACCGGCCTGAACGCCAACTATCTGGCCGCACGGTATCAAAAATACTACGACATTGGGTTGGCGGTAACCCATGTTTTTAACGGGTATCAGGCTGTGGACCGGACGGACCGGCGGCCCATCTATACGACAATTCTCCGGGATATTCTGGAGTCCAACCCCCGTTTTGTGGGGATTTTTTCGGTGTGGAAACCCGGGGTGCTGGACGGCAGGGACGCCGAATTTGCCAATACCCCCGGCACGGACAGGACGGGTAATTTTATTCCCTATTACACCCGGGAACGGGGCCCGGTTGAGCTTCAGGCTTACGTTGCTTGGGAAGCCGCATTGGAAAATATTTCACCGGTTCCGACTATTACTAATCCGGAGTATGAAAATGTCAGCGGCAAAGATGTGTTAACCACCGAGCTTGTCATACCCATTATTGTGGATGCTACCAAGGAAATTGTGGGGCTGGTGGGTATCCTTATCAGTCTTGACGCTACTCAGGAATTTATTGAGCCGATTAAGCCCTATGGAACGGGGTATGCCGCCCTTTTTGCCAATAACGGCAGGATAATTGCGCACCGGACGGCGGATCGGCGGGGAGAATTTATCCAGGAAACCGGCAGCGTTGTGGTAGGCGAGCAGGGGGTAACCAGTGTCATACAGTCCCTGGCGGATGGAAAACCGAATACGGCGATATTTGACGGAATGATATTTCAAAGCTATCCCTTCTTTATTGGAGATACCCTTACCCCCTGGACGATGGTCGCCCTGGTGCCCCTGGAAACAGTAATGGCAAATGTAAATAGTATTACGAGCTTTACCTTGCTGTTAGCGGGGATTGCGATTGTTATATCGTCGATTTTGGTCTATTTTATTTCCCTCTCTATTATCAGGCCCATCATCAAGGTGTCCGATACCCTCAAGGATATTTCCGAAGGAGAGGGGGATCTGACTAAACAGATAGAGACCAAGACGAAGGATGAAATCGGCGATCTTTCCCGGTACTTCAACCTGACCCTGGAAAAAATCAAGAATCTGGTGATCACCATTAAAAAGCAAACCGCAGCCCTTTTTGATATTGGGAACGAACTGGCCAGTAATATGACCGAGACGGCATCGGCTATCAATGAGATTACCGCTAATATTCAGAGTATAAAAACCAGGGTTGTCAATCAGTCCACTTCGGTGAATGAAACTAACGCCACCATGGAACAGATTACCATTAACATCGACAAGCTCAACGGGCACGTCGAAAATCAAAGCTCCAGTGTGGCTAAGTCTTCCAGCGCCATTGAGGAGATGATTGCAAACATTAAATCTGTTACCGATACCCTGGGAAGGAACACGGAAAATGTCCGGCAATTAATAGAAGCTTCGGATGTGGGACGCACGGGGCTTTCGGGGGTGTCCACGGATATTCAGGAAATTGCCCGGGAATCCGAGGGCTTGCTGGAAATTAACGCGGTGATGGAGAACATAGCCAGCCAGACCAATCTGTTATCGATGAACGCGGCCATAGAAGCGGCCCACGCTGGGGAAGCGGGGAAGGGCTTTGCGGTGGTGGCCGACGAGATCCGGAAACTCGCGGAGAGTTCCGGGGAACAGTCCAAGACCATCAGTACGGTGTTGAAGAAGATAAAGGAATCTATCGACAAGATCACCAAATCTACCGATAGTGTACTCAGCAAATTTGGAGCCATAGATACCGGCGTAAAGACCGTATCGGAGCAGACGGAGAACATCCGGAACTCCATGGAAGAGCAGAGCGTTGGGAGCCAGCAGATTCTGGAAGTGATTGGTCAGCTTAATAATATTACCCAGCAGGTTAAGGGCGGGTCCATGGAGATGCTTGAGGGGAGTAAGGAAATTATCACCGAAGGGAAGAACCTTGAATTGGCTACCCAGGAGATCACCAACGGGATGAACGAAATGGCCATAGGGGCGGATGAAATTAATGTAGCGGTAAACCGGGTAAATACCATCAGTGTGGAAAACAAGGAAAGCATTGATGTCCTTGTTCAGGAAGTTTCACGGTTTAAGGTTGAGTAA